One genomic region from Streptomyces sp. NBC_01304 encodes:
- a CDS encoding family 4 glycosyl hydrolase, with translation MRLTILGGGGFRVPLVYGALVGSEITELTLYDTDPVRVGVVRSVLEHFEGGPAVRIAAELDDALRGADFVFSAIRVGGTAGRVRDERVPLGEGVLGQETVGAGGVLYGLRTIPVALHIAERVAAVAPDAWVINFTNPAGMVTEAMASVLGERVIGICDSPVGLVRRAARAAGADPDSVTYDYVGLNHLGWLRKLTDADGRDLLPALLADPAALDSFEEGKLFGSEWLRALGSLPNEYLHYYYFRRETLAAVRSADETRGEFLDAQQGGFFEAAASEPARAYELWERTRLERESTYMADSRAATGGWERDSCDLDGGGYDRVALALMRAIASGEGARLILNVRNGTTVPALPADAIIETVCEVSSEGARPLPCSPLGEAELGLMLQLKAVERAAIEAALFKDRDAALRALALHPLVDSPAVAGRILAGISSPPRPFP, from the coding sequence ATGAGGCTGACGATTCTGGGCGGTGGCGGATTCCGGGTGCCGCTGGTGTACGGCGCACTGGTGGGCAGCGAGATCACCGAGCTGACGCTGTACGACACGGATCCGGTGCGGGTCGGCGTCGTGCGCTCGGTCCTGGAGCACTTCGAGGGCGGTCCCGCCGTGCGGATCGCTGCGGAACTCGACGACGCCCTGCGGGGCGCGGACTTCGTGTTCTCCGCGATCCGGGTGGGCGGCACGGCGGGCCGGGTGCGGGACGAGCGCGTGCCGCTCGGCGAGGGCGTCCTGGGCCAGGAGACGGTCGGCGCGGGCGGTGTGCTGTACGGCCTTCGCACCATCCCGGTCGCGCTGCACATCGCGGAGCGGGTTGCGGCGGTGGCGCCGGACGCGTGGGTCATCAACTTCACCAATCCGGCGGGCATGGTGACCGAGGCGATGGCCTCGGTGCTCGGCGAGCGCGTCATCGGCATCTGCGACTCCCCGGTGGGCCTGGTGCGCCGCGCGGCACGCGCCGCCGGTGCGGACCCGGACTCGGTGACGTACGACTACGTGGGCCTCAACCACCTCGGCTGGCTGCGGAAGTTGACGGACGCCGACGGCCGTGACCTGCTGCCCGCTCTGCTCGCGGATCCGGCCGCCCTGGACTCTTTCGAGGAGGGCAAGCTCTTCGGTTCCGAGTGGCTGCGGGCGCTCGGCTCGCTTCCCAACGAGTACCTGCACTACTACTACTTCCGGCGCGAGACGCTGGCGGCGGTGCGCTCCGCGGACGAGACGCGCGGGGAGTTCCTGGACGCCCAGCAGGGCGGGTTCTTCGAGGCCGCCGCCTCGGAACCGGCGCGGGCGTACGAGTTGTGGGAGCGTACGCGGCTGGAGCGGGAGTCGACGTACATGGCGGACAGCCGGGCGGCGACCGGGGGTTGGGAGCGGGACTCCTGCGATCTGGACGGCGGGGGGTACGACCGGGTCGCGCTGGCTCTGATGCGGGCGATCGCCTCCGGCGAGGGGGCGCGGCTCATTCTCAATGTCCGCAATGGGACGACGGTGCCGGCGCTGCCCGCGGACGCGATCATCGAGACGGTGTGCGAGGTGTCGTCCGAGGGGGCTCGGCCCCTCCCCTGCTCCCCGCTCGGGGAGGCGGAGTTGGGGTTGATGCTGCAGCTCAAGGCCGTTGAGCGCGCGGCGATCGAGGCGGCCCTCTTCAAGGACCGGGATGCGGCGCTCAGGGCCTTGGCCCTGCACCCGTTGGTGGATTCGCCTGCGGTGGCCGGGCGGATTCTGGCAGGGATTTCTTCCCCTCCCCGCCCCTTCCCGTAA
- a CDS encoding carbohydrate kinase family protein — MATDPTVRADLFEQPAKSGCLDPLAALRTPEDPPWDVYLTGTVFLDIIFTGLDSAPVRGTESWARGMGSSPGGAANMATALARLGLRTSLAAAFGDDHYGEYCWDALEQGEGIDLSPSRKVSGWHSPVTVSMAYEGERTMVSHGHEPPPEEPAPHCPPRARAAIASLTPGTRAEWIAQAAAKGSRVFGDVGWDETGRWDLAGLADLEHCEAFLPNAEEAMRYTGTSCPRAAAHALAEKVPLAVVTLGAEGAYAVDGRTGETASVPAIEVAALDPTGAGDVFVAGFVTGTLAGWPLADRLAFAGLTAALSVQEFGGSLSAPGWNEVAAWWQEVGRRCEQDPAALRRYAFLAGLLPTATRAWPLARAVPTIGFRAASAG, encoded by the coding sequence GTGGCGACCGATCCCACGGTGAGAGCCGACCTGTTCGAGCAGCCTGCCAAGAGCGGCTGTCTCGATCCCCTCGCCGCCCTGCGCACGCCCGAGGACCCGCCCTGGGACGTCTACCTGACCGGCACGGTCTTCCTCGACATCATCTTCACCGGCCTCGACAGCGCGCCGGTCCGCGGCACCGAGTCCTGGGCGCGCGGCATGGGCTCCAGCCCCGGCGGCGCCGCCAACATGGCGACGGCGCTCGCCCGGCTCGGCCTGCGTACCTCCCTCGCCGCGGCCTTCGGTGACGACCACTACGGCGAGTACTGCTGGGACGCCCTGGAACAGGGCGAGGGCATCGATCTGTCGCCGTCCAGGAAGGTGTCCGGCTGGCACTCGCCGGTCACCGTCTCCATGGCGTACGAGGGCGAACGGACGATGGTCTCGCACGGCCACGAGCCGCCGCCCGAGGAGCCCGCGCCCCACTGCCCGCCACGCGCGCGTGCCGCCATCGCCTCGCTGACGCCGGGCACGCGCGCGGAGTGGATCGCGCAGGCCGCGGCCAAGGGCAGCCGGGTCTTCGGCGACGTCGGCTGGGACGAGACCGGGCGCTGGGACCTGGCGGGCCTCGCCGATCTGGAGCACTGCGAGGCCTTCCTGCCGAACGCCGAGGAGGCCATGCGTTACACCGGCACCTCCTGTCCGCGGGCCGCTGCGCACGCGCTCGCCGAGAAGGTGCCGCTCGCCGTCGTCACGCTGGGGGCGGAGGGGGCGTACGCCGTGGACGGGCGTACCGGTGAGACCGCCTCGGTCCCCGCCATCGAGGTCGCGGCCCTCGACCCGACCGGTGCCGGTGATGTCTTCGTGGCGGGGTTCGTCACCGGGACGCTGGCGGGGTGGCCGCTGGCCGATCGGCTGGCCTTTGCCGGGCTGACCGCTGCGCTGTCGGTGCAGGAGTTCGGCGGGTCTCTGTCGGCGCCCGGGTGGAACGAGGTTGCCGCGTGGTGGCAGGAGGTTGGTCGGCGCTGTGAGCAGGACCCTGCGGCTCTGCGCCGCTATGCCTTTCTGGCGGGGTTGCTGCCCACGGCTACGCGGGCGTGGCCGCTGGCTCGGGCGGTGCCGACTATTGGCTTCCGGGCGGCGTCTGCCGGGTAG
- a CDS encoding PhoH family protein — translation MTQTPTTAHTPAQEPSRAHFTVPANHPMVTVLGSGDALLRVIEKAFPAADIHVRGNEISAVGDRTEVALIHRLFDQMMLVLRTGQPMTEDSVERSIAMLKAGENGEGPEETPAEVLTQNILSSRGRTIRPKTLNQKRYVDAIDKHTIVFGIGPAGTGKTYLAMAKAVQALQSKQVSRIILTRPAVEAGERLGFLPGTLYEKIDPYLRPLYDALHDMLDPDSIPRLMAAGTIEVAPLAYMRGRTLNDAFIILDEAQNTSAEQMKMFLTRLGFESKIVVTGDITQVDLPNGTKSGLRQVQDILDGVDDVHFSRLTSHDVVRHKLVGRIVDAYEKYDNENGTENGSHKGRRGDKRK, via the coding sequence ATGACTCAGACACCCACCACAGCTCATACCCCTGCGCAGGAACCCTCCCGAGCCCACTTCACCGTCCCGGCGAACCACCCGATGGTGACAGTCCTCGGTTCCGGAGACGCTCTGCTGCGCGTGATCGAGAAGGCCTTCCCGGCGGCCGACATCCATGTCCGGGGCAATGAGATCAGCGCCGTGGGCGACCGGACCGAAGTCGCCCTGATCCACCGCCTGTTCGACCAGATGATGCTGGTGCTGCGCACCGGACAGCCGATGACGGAGGACTCTGTGGAACGCTCGATCGCCATGCTCAAGGCGGGCGAGAACGGCGAAGGACCGGAGGAGACCCCGGCCGAGGTGCTCACGCAGAACATCCTCTCCTCGCGCGGCCGCACCATCCGCCCCAAGACGCTCAACCAGAAGCGGTACGTCGACGCGATCGACAAGCACACGATCGTCTTCGGCATCGGCCCCGCGGGCACCGGCAAGACCTATCTGGCCATGGCCAAGGCGGTGCAGGCCCTGCAGTCCAAGCAGGTCAGCCGCATCATCCTGACCCGCCCCGCGGTCGAGGCCGGAGAGAGACTCGGATTCCTGCCGGGCACGCTCTACGAGAAGATCGACCCGTATCTGCGCCCGCTCTACGACGCGCTACACGACATGCTGGACCCGGACTCGATCCCGCGCCTGATGGCGGCGGGGACCATCGAGGTCGCCCCGCTGGCGTACATGCGTGGACGTACGTTGAACGACGCCTTCATCATTCTCGACGAGGCGCAGAACACCAGCGCCGAGCAGATGAAGATGTTCCTCACCCGCCTCGGCTTCGAGTCGAAGATCGTGGTCACGGGCGACATCACCCAGGTCGACCTGCCGAACGGCACGAAGAGCGGTCTGCGCCAGGTCCAGGACATCCTGGACGGCGTCGACGACGTGCACTTCTCGCGGCTCACCTCGCACGATGTCGTCCGGCACAAGCTCGTCGGCCGTATCGTCGACGCGTACGAGAAGTACGACAACGAGAACGGCACGGAGAACGGCTCCCACAAGGGCCGCCGCGGCGACAAACGGAAGTAG
- the ybeY gene encoding rRNA maturation RNase YbeY: MSIDVNNESGTEVDEQAILDIARHALARMRIHPLSELSVIVVDAEAMEQLHIQWMDLPGPTDVMSFPMDELRPPMKDDEEPPQGLLGDIVLCPEVAKRQGEEAPTGHSMDEELQLLTVHGVLHLLGYDHEEPDEKAEMFGLQQAIVDGWRAEQGMTGPSPAPTVS, from the coding sequence ATGTCGATCGACGTCAACAACGAATCCGGAACCGAGGTCGACGAGCAGGCGATCCTCGACATCGCCCGCCACGCACTCGCGCGGATGCGGATCCACCCGCTCTCCGAGCTCTCGGTGATCGTCGTGGACGCCGAGGCCATGGAGCAGCTGCACATCCAGTGGATGGACCTGCCCGGTCCGACCGATGTCATGTCCTTCCCGATGGACGAGCTGCGCCCGCCGATGAAGGACGACGAGGAGCCCCCGCAGGGCCTCCTCGGTGACATCGTGCTCTGCCCCGAGGTCGCCAAGCGGCAGGGCGAAGAGGCGCCGACCGGGCACTCCATGGACGAGGAGCTGCAGCTGCTCACCGTCCACGGGGTGCTGCACCTGCTCGGTTACGACCACGAGGAGCCGGACGAGAAGGCCGAGATGTTCGGCCTCCAGCAGGCCATCGTGGACGGCTGGCGCGCCGAGCAGGGCATGACCGGTCCGTCTCCCGCCCCCACGGTCTCGTGA
- a CDS encoding hemolysin family protein has product MSTQLIFGVVLLLVVAWLASCAEAGLARVSSFRAEEAVRSGRRGSAKLAQVAADPTRYLNVALLVRVACEMAAAALVTYACLREFDETWQALAVAIAVMVLVSYVAVGVSPRTIGRQHPLNTATASAYVLLPLARIMGPIPPLLILIGNALTPGKGFRRGPFASEAELRAMVDLAEKESLIEDDERRMVHSVFELGDTLVREVMVPRTDLIVIERYKTIRQALTLALRSGFSRIPVTGESEDDVVGIVYLKDLARKTHISRDAESELVSTAMRPASFVPDTKNAGDLLREMQQERNHVAVVIDEYGGTAGIVTIEDILEEIVGEITDEYDRELPPVEELEGGCYRVTARLDIGDLGELYGLEQFDDEDVETVGGLLAKALGRVPIAGATTSVSLPDGRALRLTAEAAAGRRNKIVTVLVEPVEVAASVEGDESA; this is encoded by the coding sequence GTGAGTACGCAACTGATCTTCGGCGTCGTCCTGCTGCTCGTCGTCGCCTGGCTCGCCTCCTGTGCGGAGGCGGGCCTCGCGCGTGTGTCGAGCTTTCGCGCGGAGGAAGCCGTACGTTCCGGCCGGCGCGGCAGCGCGAAGCTGGCGCAGGTCGCCGCCGACCCGACGCGCTATCTGAACGTGGCCCTCCTGGTGCGGGTGGCCTGCGAGATGGCGGCCGCCGCGCTGGTGACGTACGCCTGTCTGCGGGAGTTCGACGAGACCTGGCAGGCCTTGGCGGTCGCGATCGCGGTCATGGTGCTCGTCAGTTACGTCGCCGTTGGAGTGTCGCCCCGGACCATCGGGCGCCAACACCCGTTGAACACCGCCACGGCATCGGCGTACGTCCTGCTGCCACTGGCCCGGATCATGGGCCCGATCCCTCCCCTCCTCATCCTCATCGGCAACGCGCTGACCCCCGGAAAGGGCTTCCGGCGCGGCCCGTTCGCGTCCGAGGCGGAGCTGCGGGCGATGGTGGACCTGGCCGAGAAGGAGTCGCTGATCGAGGACGACGAGCGCCGCATGGTGCACTCCGTCTTCGAGCTCGGTGACACGCTCGTACGTGAAGTCATGGTGCCGCGCACCGACTTGATCGTCATCGAGCGGTACAAGACGATCCGGCAGGCGCTGACCCTGGCGCTGCGGTCCGGGTTCTCGCGCATTCCGGTGACCGGGGAGAGCGAGGACGACGTCGTCGGGATCGTGTACCTGAAGGACCTGGCGCGCAAGACGCACATCAGCAGGGACGCCGAGTCCGAGCTGGTGTCGACGGCGATGCGGCCCGCGTCGTTCGTGCCCGACACGAAGAACGCGGGCGATCTGCTGCGCGAGATGCAGCAGGAGCGCAACCACGTCGCGGTCGTCATCGACGAGTACGGCGGCACGGCCGGCATCGTCACCATCGAGGACATCCTCGAGGAGATCGTCGGCGAGATCACCGACGAGTACGACCGTGAACTGCCGCCCGTGGAGGAGCTGGAGGGCGGCTGCTACCGGGTCACCGCGCGGCTCGACATCGGGGATCTCGGGGAGCTGTACGGGCTCGAGCAGTTCGACGACGAGGATGTCGAGACGGTCGGCGGGCTGCTCGCGAAGGCGCTCGGCCGGGTGCCGATCGCCGGGGCGACGACCTCGGTGTCCCTGCCGGACGGGCGAGCGCTGCGGCTGACCGCCGAGGCGGCGGCGGGGCGGCGGAACAAGATCGTGACGGTGTTGGTGGAGCCGGTGGAGGTCGCGGCCTCCGTGGAGGGGGATGAGTCGGCGTGA
- a CDS encoding MmcQ/YjbR family DNA-binding protein: MTPRELRAFCLEFNASVEEFPFNPETSVFKVLGKVFALSALDASPLKVSLKCEPENAVRLREQHAGVVPGWHLNKRHWNTVTVGALPDQLVRELIEDSYDLVVAGLPKAERLRLDRG; the protein is encoded by the coding sequence GTGACGCCACGGGAACTGCGGGCGTTCTGCTTGGAGTTCAATGCCTCGGTGGAGGAGTTTCCGTTCAATCCGGAGACGTCTGTCTTCAAGGTGCTCGGCAAGGTTTTCGCGCTTTCCGCGCTGGATGCTTCGCCGCTGAAGGTTTCGCTCAAGTGTGAGCCTGAGAACGCGGTTCGGCTGCGGGAGCAGCATGCGGGGGTTGTGCCCGGGTGGCACCTCAATAAGCGGCACTGGAACACCGTGACGGTGGGCGCTTTGCCGGACCAGCTGGTCCGCGAGCTCATTGAGGACTCGTATGACCTGGTGGTCGCCGGTCTTCCCAAGGCTGAGCGGTTGCGGCTGGATCGGGGCTGA
- a CDS encoding MFS transporter has protein sequence MAIDTPTTATTDPTTPPRTSAPPAPAQVSAPAPSSATGAPAPLGVRAKLILFVLCAAQFMVALDFSVLNVALPVLGKDLGMSQSALQWGVTAFALPSGGFLLLFGRIGDLFGRRKLFLTGLALFGAASLLATFAWDPASFLTGRALQGLGAAAIVPTGMSLLTTTFPEGPQRDRALAISGTVLSLGFTVGMVLGGVLTDTLGWRSTMGLLALFTLLVLPLAPTLLTESRHPERPRLDIPGAITVTGGLLSLIYALSTAAERGFGNAPVLVTLIAGLALLTAFGAIEARTAQPLVSLPMLRRRTVAWGNLAGLVTFSMMSTVIFALTLYLQEILGLSAFQTGLIFGVVGVAGIVTGSVAPKVIGRFGAQRTLVGSLVLQGVLTASLLGLGTGGWSVWLAVVGVTVACIGHLGAIIAYNVTVTSGVPNSEQGLATGLATSTQQVGLTIGIPLLGVLATTSTDLLSGARTVLAIDSAIVLVAAVLVGVGLRVRRG, from the coding sequence ATGGCGATCGACACCCCGACAACCGCGACCACCGACCCGACCACTCCTCCCCGCACCAGCGCTCCCCCGGCCCCGGCCCAGGTCTCGGCCCCGGCTCCGTCCTCGGCGACAGGGGCCCCGGCGCCGCTGGGCGTCCGCGCCAAGCTGATCCTCTTCGTGCTCTGCGCGGCGCAGTTCATGGTCGCCCTCGACTTCTCCGTCCTGAACGTGGCGCTGCCCGTCCTCGGCAAGGACCTGGGCATGAGCCAGTCCGCGCTGCAGTGGGGCGTGACGGCCTTCGCGCTGCCGTCCGGCGGCTTCCTGCTCCTCTTCGGACGGATCGGCGACCTCTTCGGCCGCCGCAAGCTGTTCCTCACCGGCCTCGCGCTCTTCGGCGCCGCCTCGCTGCTCGCGACGTTCGCCTGGGACCCGGCGTCGTTCCTGACCGGGCGCGCACTGCAGGGCCTGGGCGCCGCCGCGATCGTGCCGACCGGCATGTCCCTGCTGACCACGACCTTCCCCGAAGGCCCGCAGCGGGACCGGGCGTTGGCCATCTCCGGCACCGTCCTCTCGCTCGGCTTCACGGTCGGCATGGTGCTCGGCGGAGTCCTCACGGACACCCTCGGCTGGCGCTCCACGATGGGCCTGCTCGCCCTCTTCACGCTGCTCGTGCTGCCCCTGGCCCCGACCCTGCTGACCGAGTCCCGCCACCCCGAGCGGCCGCGCCTCGACATCCCCGGCGCGATCACCGTCACCGGCGGACTGCTCTCCCTGATCTACGCCCTCTCCACCGCCGCCGAACGCGGCTTCGGCAACGCCCCGGTCCTGGTCACCCTGATCGCCGGCCTCGCCCTGCTCACCGCGTTCGGCGCCATCGAGGCCCGCACCGCCCAGCCCCTCGTCTCCCTGCCGATGCTGCGCCGCCGCACCGTGGCGTGGGGGAACCTGGCCGGGCTCGTCACCTTCTCGATGATGTCGACGGTCATCTTCGCGCTGACCCTGTACCTGCAGGAGATCCTGGGCCTCTCGGCCTTCCAGACCGGCCTGATCTTCGGCGTCGTGGGCGTCGCGGGCATCGTCACGGGCTCGGTGGCCCCGAAGGTAATCGGCCGCTTCGGCGCCCAGCGCACGCTGGTCGGCTCGCTGGTGCTGCAGGGTGTCCTCACCGCGAGCCTGCTCGGTCTCGGGACCGGGGGCTGGTCGGTCTGGCTCGCGGTGGTCGGGGTGACCGTGGCCTGCATCGGGCACCTGGGCGCGATCATCGCGTACAACGTGACCGTCACGTCCGGTGTCCCGAACTCCGAGCAGGGCCTGGCGACGGGCCTCGCCACGAGCACCCAGCAGGTGGGGCTCACGATCGGCATCCCGCTGCTCGGAGTCCTGGCGACGACGTCGACCGACCTGCTGTCGGGGGCACGGACGGTGCTGGCCATCGACTCGGCGATCGTGCTGGTCGCGGCGGTGCTGGTGGGCGTAGGCCTGCGGGTCCGTCGCGGCTAG
- a CDS encoding helix-turn-helix transcriptional regulator, which translates to MPFEAPVGAAAMKAHRLQELREFLMSRRARVTPAQAGLPDGGARRRTPGLRREEVAVLAGVGASWYQWLEQGRDISVSPQVLDSVARVLRMSSSERRHLYVLAGLNPPAPEVEEADQQMCEGLRRLIDTWMPYPAHIMDQYWNCVMYNDAAAMVLGMRPDRTQNCLVNFFTDPVYRSRAKSWGVNAPQVVAQYRAACSECPDDEGFQAVVAEASQASEEFVELWQRRDIQPGGQLAKEMEHPLVGALFFESTQLRVPARPDLTIVLHTPQPGTDTASRMEWLSSPEGRRGSMYPVAG; encoded by the coding sequence ATGCCGTTCGAGGCGCCCGTGGGGGCCGCCGCGATGAAGGCGCACCGGCTGCAGGAGCTCCGCGAGTTCCTGATGAGCCGCCGGGCCCGGGTCACGCCCGCGCAGGCGGGTCTGCCGGACGGCGGGGCCCGTCGGCGTACGCCGGGTCTGCGGCGTGAAGAGGTCGCCGTGCTCGCCGGGGTCGGCGCCTCCTGGTACCAGTGGCTGGAGCAGGGGCGGGACATCTCCGTGTCGCCCCAGGTGCTCGACTCGGTGGCCAGGGTGCTGCGGATGAGCAGCTCCGAGCGCCGCCACCTCTACGTCCTCGCCGGGCTCAACCCGCCCGCGCCGGAGGTCGAGGAGGCCGACCAGCAGATGTGCGAGGGGCTGCGCCGGCTGATCGACACCTGGATGCCGTATCCGGCGCACATCATGGACCAGTACTGGAACTGCGTCATGTACAACGACGCGGCCGCGATGGTGCTCGGCATGCGTCCCGACCGTACGCAGAACTGCCTGGTGAACTTCTTCACCGACCCCGTGTACCGGTCGCGGGCGAAGAGCTGGGGCGTCAACGCGCCCCAGGTCGTCGCGCAGTACCGGGCGGCCTGCTCCGAGTGCCCGGACGACGAGGGCTTCCAGGCCGTGGTGGCCGAGGCCTCGCAGGCCAGCGAGGAGTTCGTCGAGCTGTGGCAGCGGCGGGACATCCAGCCCGGCGGGCAGCTCGCCAAGGAGATGGAACACCCCCTGGTCGGGGCCCTGTTCTTCGAGTCGACCCAGCTGCGGGTGCCGGCCAGGCCGGACCTCACGATCGTGCTGCACACCCCGCAGCCGGGCACGGACACGGCCAGCAGGATGGAGTGGCTGTCCTCGCCGGAGGGCCGTAGGGGCTCGATGTATCCCGTGGCGGGGTAG
- a CDS encoding cytidine deaminase has product MTETLDPEDRKIVTLARSARARNGVPEGAAVRDETGRTYVAGTVDLDSLKLSALRTAVAMAVASGAKSLEAAAVVSEAGALSEEDLSAVRDLGGAGTPVLLAGADAAVRSTVVV; this is encoded by the coding sequence ATGACCGAGACGCTTGACCCCGAGGACCGCAAGATCGTCACCCTGGCCCGCTCGGCGCGGGCCCGCAACGGCGTGCCCGAGGGCGCGGCCGTGCGTGACGAGACGGGGCGTACGTACGTGGCCGGGACCGTCGACCTCGACTCCCTGAAGCTCAGCGCGCTGCGCACCGCAGTCGCGATGGCCGTGGCGAGCGGGGCGAAGTCGCTGGAGGCGGCGGCGGTGGTCTCCGAGGCCGGGGCCCTGTCCGAGGAGGACCTCTCGGCGGTACGCGACCTCGGCGGGGCGGGGACGCCGGTGCTGCTTGCCGGGGCGGACGCGGCGGTGCGCTCCACGGTCGTCGTCTGA
- a CDS encoding beta-xylosidase: MAALGVTALAVGAGGALAPNATALATAAQQVEFPTRCVPPPIAGIPPIEGPTTADITVDNMTPKVGDTVNVTYKVVKPAASNPVDLALPADIMLPTGKVTVGGAQSGDATVAGPRKNPPVDPKGTFPGFEMTGTLTLTAPGEVTLSPGDYNINTNYIMSLDTPCTVLNPPAPASLTLNVAPAGNTNPRSLQLGSASGKPGDSVTVTGSKFTAGAEVTVAGRAGDTETADKKTVTADAQGGFSAALPVSDKATTGIVAYEGSAWSTKKGAGPAAYVVIDDTPLPAGSQKLNSSVKAGTLSMTQAGDTVEMTPVDFGQGGFSRGSLQTVTVKDFRGGPAGWSLTGKVTDFTGPGGAKVDASKLGWTPVCQTKAGSPSTCAAGSPGTVGSSGATLASTPNAALTGGEFTVDARVSLKVPEFTPPGAYSGVLTLTLT; this comes from the coding sequence ATGGCGGCACTAGGGGTGACCGCGCTCGCGGTCGGGGCAGGCGGGGCGCTGGCCCCGAACGCCACGGCGCTGGCCACCGCGGCCCAGCAGGTCGAGTTCCCGACCCGCTGTGTGCCGCCGCCGATCGCGGGGATCCCGCCGATCGAAGGCCCGACCACCGCGGACATCACCGTCGACAACATGACGCCCAAGGTGGGCGACACGGTCAACGTGACGTACAAGGTGGTCAAACCCGCGGCCAGCAACCCCGTCGACCTCGCCCTGCCCGCTGACATCATGCTGCCCACCGGCAAGGTGACCGTCGGCGGAGCCCAGAGCGGGGACGCGACCGTCGCGGGGCCCAGGAAGAATCCGCCGGTCGATCCCAAGGGAACGTTCCCGGGCTTCGAGATGACGGGAACCCTGACCCTCACCGCGCCCGGTGAGGTCACCCTGTCGCCCGGCGACTACAACATCAACACCAACTACATCATGTCGCTCGACACCCCGTGCACGGTGCTCAATCCACCGGCACCGGCCTCGCTGACGCTGAACGTGGCGCCGGCCGGAAACACCAACCCCCGTTCCCTGCAACTGGGTTCGGCCTCGGGCAAGCCCGGCGACAGCGTGACCGTCACCGGGTCGAAGTTCACCGCGGGGGCCGAGGTCACCGTGGCGGGCCGGGCCGGGGACACCGAGACGGCCGACAAGAAGACCGTGACGGCCGACGCACAGGGCGGCTTCAGCGCGGCGCTGCCCGTCAGCGACAAGGCGACGACAGGCATCGTCGCGTACGAAGGAAGTGCCTGGTCCACCAAGAAGGGCGCAGGCCCGGCGGCGTATGTCGTGATCGACGACACCCCCCTCCCCGCCGGCAGCCAGAAGCTCAACTCCTCGGTGAAGGCAGGCACGTTGTCGATGACGCAGGCCGGAGACACCGTCGAGATGACGCCGGTCGACTTCGGCCAGGGCGGCTTCTCGCGCGGGTCGCTGCAGACGGTGACGGTCAAGGACTTCCGCGGCGGGCCCGCGGGTTGGTCCCTGACCGGCAAGGTCACCGACTTCACCGGTCCCGGCGGAGCGAAGGTCGACGCGTCGAAGCTGGGCTGGACACCGGTCTGCCAGACCAAGGCAGGCTCGCCGAGCACCTGTGCGGCGGGCTCGCCCGGAACGGTCGGCAGCTCGGGGGCGACCCTCGCGTCCACCCCCAACGCGGCACTCACCGGCGGTGAGTTCACCGTCGACGCCCGGGTCTCGCTGAAGGTGCCGGAGTTCACGCCACCCGGGGCGTACTCCGGGGTGCTGACGCTCACGCTCACCTGA
- a CDS encoding WxL protein peptidoglycan domain-containing protein: MRRFICLLYVAVAAVGLQLLAPPAAYAADNGRWSVYPAASKLGGRPYFYLSADPGSTLKDKVTVTNKADRPTTFRLYGADAYNTARDGGFAVRTRGEKQRAVGAWVRLAKSKVTVAPGKSVTVPFSLAVPEGAEPGDHPGAIVALDERVSGGEGDVAVGIRRAVGARVYLRVGGPTVAALAVEDMRMSRTQPLVPGAGDSTAVITYTLHNRGNVTLNPKATLRAEGLFGRTLLSRELSRVPSELLPRQKVRLTERWVGAPQLDWGDVTLTATAASVRTSGSASFFALPWLAAGVLVVVLGGGGWLWVVRRRRRAS, encoded by the coding sequence GTGCGTAGATTCATCTGTCTTCTGTACGTCGCCGTGGCCGCGGTCGGCCTCCAACTGCTCGCCCCGCCCGCCGCGTACGCCGCCGACAACGGGCGCTGGTCCGTGTACCCGGCCGCGTCCAAGCTGGGCGGGCGCCCGTACTTCTACCTCTCCGCCGACCCCGGCAGCACGCTCAAGGACAAGGTCACCGTCACCAACAAGGCCGACCGGCCCACGACGTTCCGGCTGTACGGCGCCGACGCGTACAACACCGCGCGCGACGGGGGCTTCGCGGTGCGGACGCGGGGCGAGAAGCAGCGCGCGGTCGGGGCATGGGTCCGGCTGGCGAAGTCGAAGGTCACGGTGGCGCCGGGGAAGTCGGTGACCGTGCCGTTCTCCCTGGCCGTGCCCGAGGGGGCCGAGCCGGGGGATCACCCGGGTGCGATCGTCGCCCTCGACGAGCGGGTCTCCGGCGGTGAGGGGGACGTGGCGGTCGGGATTCGACGTGCGGTCGGGGCGCGGGTGTATCTGCGGGTCGGCGGGCCGACCGTGGCCGCGCTCGCGGTGGAGGACATGCGGATGTCGCGTACGCAGCCGCTGGTGCCCGGGGCCGGGGACAGCACTGCCGTGATCACGTACACGCTGCACAACCGGGGGAATGTGACGCTGAATCCCAAGGCGACGTTGCGGGCGGAGGGGTTGTTCGGGCGTACGTTGCTGTCGCGGGAGCTCTCCCGGGTGCCCTCGGAGTTGTTGCCCCGGCAGAAGGTGCGGCTCACTGAGCGGTGGGTCGGGGCTCCGCAGCTCGATTGGGGCGATGTCACGCTGACGGCTACCGCCGCGTCCGTGCGGACCTCGGGGTCCGCGTCCTTCTTCGCGTTGCCTTGGCTGGCGGCCGGGGTGCTGGTCGTGGTGCTTGGTGGGGGTGGGTGGCTGTGGGTGGTGCGGCGTCGGCGGCGGGCCTCATGA